Within Ipomoea triloba cultivar NCNSP0323 chromosome 9, ASM357664v1, the genomic segment AATGAGAAACACCTAGCTCTAGGGGTTTTGTAAAATGGCGAGACAATTGTGAACTTTCTGACTTCATCATCTCCCCCGAGCTCAAGCAAATCCAAGAATGCAAACTGAGTCATCTTCTCTTCTAGACTCATTTTTATCCAGAGCCTCTTCTCGACTGAGACATTACGAACTGTGATTGCAAGGGATATACCAACAGGTAGCCCCGGAATGAATGGAAGAGGATTTTGAAAGTCGGTGCCTTGAACATCCATTTCAGCCTCAATGTATTTGAGCTTCCCTGGTAAAACTAACTGCCTCAGTTTGAATTGCTTGAGTGAGGACAGAAGCGAAAACGGATTCTCCATGGTCGCACTGCCTGACATATTGATCTCATTCAGTGCCTTCTGAAGTTCTGTGACAAAACTAGAAAGTGAAATTGATCCTTCTTCATGAAGTTGCTGCGCCAAGGAAACACCGGAATGTAATTTCTTCATAGTATTATATTGACAACCGGCTTCTAATTTACACAGTTTTGCTGTATCAGCCACAAGCTTCAGCTCCAAGATATGAAACTCATCCTCTTTTGTCAATCCTATGAACCTATACCTCATCTCTTTTAGAATCATGTCAAGGTTTTCAAACAATAGTCGCCAGTCTCCCATTTGGTAGGAGTAGAACTTTCTTGGAAATATAAAGCGTGCCCACAACCTTCCAAGCAACTCTATGGCATCCAAATAGttcaatatgaaaattaattcaTCTCCAAATCTTGAGTTACTACGCTGTCTTCTCAACTCTGCCTTCACGCCTCTGCATGTGTGATATATCAGAACATGTTAGCTCCACCATATAAATCCAAGCAAATGTGCTCTTATTAATAGGCATAAACAGACAAAGTACACGATCTTGGAAATGCAAgaactttatataaaaaaaagctCTTATTAATAGGCATAAACAGACAAAGTACACGATCTTGGAAATGCAAGAactttatataatattaaaaaataaataaataaataaaaaagaagaagaagaagaagaagaagatcaaagCTGACTCATGCCAAGGTGATAAATTAAGGAAGCTTAACCAAAATTGGGGCCGTATTAGATTTTATGAAGCTAATTTTATATTAAGTATGTTGTAATATGCAGTAACAAGCAATTCAATCCTATTAACTACTCTCCTGATATTGGTGTCCTAGACCTAAAAACATGTCACATACAAGCAATTTGAGAAGAAATCTCTAATCTTGTTTAATATCATGAACACGTCAATAAAGAAAGAACAATTATCCTTACGATAATCTCAACCTTAAAATATTTGATACTCCATCCATCAATCCAAGTTCAAGCAATGGCCAAATCTCTGTGACCTTCTGAAGAATAAGAGTTATGCAATTTCCCCCTTTATCAGGCGTGCCAAGATTGAACTCTAGCTGTAGAGAGTTTGCCCTCTGCAATTCCAATACCTTCTCAGAACAATCCTCAAGAATAGCATCATCTCTCTGGATCAAGTATGCATCACCTTCCTCGGCAGGCAAAGCACATTCTTCCCCATTGAAGAACTCTGCAGCAGAAGCAAATGTGAATCTGCTGCAATGAGAAAGATAAGTCAAAAGGTTACTCTGGTCCATTACATCAGCCAAACCACGTGAAATTCGCCCCAGTATTGTGACTGCATAAGAGAATATTCTCGGTTGAATGCTGCAGATGTGTCGTTCTAATGAGACTGGAGCTGAGATGGCCAAGACCAATAATGAAGCTGTTCGCACATTGTCAAAGCTCAACTTCCCTCCAAAAGAAGGCTCTATCTGGTGCAGAGAGAAGATACTATTAAAAATCTTCAAATTTAGACAAATAGGTCCATGATAGGGTAATGCTACAGCTTGTAATATATTGTTCCTTCAGTTTGAGAATCAGTTAACTGAAAGCAAATAATCTGTGGCAGTAATACGAGTCATGCTTACCATTCGAGAAACCTCACGCATCATGCTCACTACAAACTTTCCATGTTTTTGACCAACACTAAACAAAACAGAAAACACATCAGCTTCATCCTGAAAAAGTTAGTGAGAGAAGTTTCATCAATTAGCATAATGGCTATAGTCTATAAAAACactacataaaataaaaataaaagtaataaaagaaACACTACGGCATTCTTAACTGCTAAAAATCAGTAAGCATGCATGATGCGTGCAATAAAAACCAGTGTTTTAGTATAACATACCTGTGGATAGAGTTCTAAGTTTTTTATAAGGCCATCGATACATAATCTGAACAAAGCTAAAGTCCGTAATTTTGTGA encodes:
- the LOC116030554 gene encoding protein SIEL, with protein sequence MEKQLLTEFENAAINSRDSPPPFQALSVVLSLVSNPSTTDSSLSVILKTLTLSLQNPNHRDSHHRPILSILHLLSLRHPRLRQDVITAIDSFSLLPSASTRSLADALSILLSLSATDVNNESAFLSLVFRRRISIRYWLLRNVSRFVIRPSVLFTVLFGFTKDPYPNIRSAALDGLSGLCKCILIEDQNLIRGCYFRAVELLFDTEDTVRCSAVRAVSECGRLLVATNLEKSRQEWSDALFVQLCSMVRDMSVNVRIEAFHSLGNVEMVSHDILLQTLSKKASAAMKEKNFPGQLTAKSLKLPASSAAFAFVHGLEDEFREVRSSACRALQRLTILSADFAGGAVNLLMDVLSDDSLDVRLQALETMHCMARFDHLKVQEAHLNKFAGTLLDSDILIRSAARRLLKLTKLRTLALFRLCIDGLIKNLELYPQDEADVFSVLFSVGQKHGKFVVSMMREVSRMIEPSFGGKLSFDNVRTASLLVLAISAPVSLERHICSIQPRIFSYAVTILGRISRGLADVMDQSNLLTYLSHCSRFTFASAAEFFNGEECALPAEEGDAYLIQRDDAILEDCSEKVLELQRANSLQLEFNLGTPDKGGNCITLILQKVTEIWPLLELGLMDGVSNILRGVKAELRRQRSNSRFGDELIFILNYLDAIELLGRLWARFIFPRKFYSYQMGDWRLLFENLDMILKEMRYRFIGLTKEDEFHILELKLVADTAKLCKLEAGCQYNTMKKLHSGVSLAQQLHEEGSISLSSFVTELQKALNEINMSGSATMENPFSLLSSLKQFKLRQLVLPGKLKYIEAEMDVQGTDFQNPLPFIPGLPVGISLAITVRNVSVEKRLWIKMSLEEKMTQFAFLDLLELGGDDEVRKFTIVSPFYKTPRARCFSLRVCIVIECSSDCSQMPRNYGGPKHDIAYICEEKEVFFSMVVK